The following coding sequences are from one Ornithodoros turicata isolate Travis chromosome 1, ASM3712646v1, whole genome shotgun sequence window:
- the LOC135373762 gene encoding uncharacterized protein LOC135373762 isoform X2 — protein MQHFRRLCYSARGLELLHCVSLASYSWQCALNYTNAKLELITDEEMYRTIESGVRGGLCQASRRHLRANNPLCSGYDPDKEEVYISYIDCNNLYGFSMIKHLPVGDFEWVEDFSSVDFMRHPTDSEVGYVYVCDLEYPKSIHALTRYFPLAPEKAVVPKEWLSPFQQGLLEELMYQPANSKKLLLTCKDKVEYVVHYALLALYCRLGMRVTKIHRILKFRQAPFLRPYIEDNVARRVASSKTFEKNFYKLSNNAVFGRTLLNKFNMRDIRVAFDEETASRLGSRAECVRMEILSPDCVMYEMRKRKVRCDFPLQIGFTILELSKLTMYSFYYETLLSKLTCPVITCYFDTDSLILGLFCKDYEDQLRAIADDHLDLSSFDQDHPLYSEKNHGRLGAFKSETGSVPIEEVICLKAKMYSIKLAGEKQIARAKGVKKNIVRKHLLHETYCDTLFNHTSVSNEQVSIVGKKQCMYTIRNVKRSLMAYDDKRYLCNDIESYPYGSCEYDVQEEN, from the exons atgcagcacttccgacgcctgtgctacagcgcacgtggattggaattgcttcattgcgtttctctggcatcctattcgtggcaatgcgcgttaaattatacgaatgcaaaattggaattgattaccgatgaggaaatgtacagaaccatcgaatcgggcgttagaggcgggctctgtcaggcgagcaggcgtcatttgcgtgccaataaccctctgtgtagcggctatgatcctgataaagaggaggtgtacatatcatacatagattgcaacaatctttacggatttagtatgataaagcacctccctgtcggtgatttcgaatgggtcgaggattttagctccgtggattttatgcgtcaccccacggattcggaggtggggtatgtgtacgtatgtgacttggagtatccaaaatctatccacgctctaacaaggtacttccccctggctcccgagaaggcagtcgtcccaaaggaatggctctcgccattccagcaagggcttctcgaagaattaatgtatcagccagctaacagcaaaaagctgttgctcacgtgcaaggacaaggtcgagtacgtcgttcattacgcgttgctcgcactctattgtagattgggcatgagggtgacgaaaattcaccgaattctaaaatttcgccaggcaccattcctgcgtccctacatcgaggacaatgttgccagacgcgttgcctcgagcaagacgttcgaaaaaaatttctataaactctcaaataatgcggtattcggaagaacgcttttaaataaatttaacatgcgggacattcgagtagccttcgatgaggagacggcgagtcgcctcgggagtcgggcggaatgcgtgaggatggaaattttgtccccggattgtgtcatgtacgaaatgcgcaaaagaaaagtgcgatgcgatttcccgctccagattgggtttacgattttggaactgagtaaattaaccatgtactcattctactacgaaaccctcttgagtaagctcacttgtccagtgattacctgttactttgacacggattctctgatcctcggcctattctgcaaggactacgaagatcagttacgagcgatcgccgacgaccacttagatttgtcttccttcgaccaGGATCATCCACtatacagtgaaaagaatcatgggagacttggggctttcaaaagcgaaactggtagtgtacctatcgaagaagtaatatgcttgaaagctaaaatgtactccatcaaactagctggagaaaagcaaattgcaagagctaaaggggtaaagaaaaatattgtacgcaagcacctcctccatgagacatactgTGATACCTTATTCAAccacacgagcgtatcgaatgagcaagtgtcaatagttggaaagaaacagtgcatgtacaccatcagaaacgtcaaaagaagtctgatggcatatgacgacaagcgatacctctgcaatgacatcgaatcctacccttacggaagctgtgaatatg atgtgcaggaagagaactga
- the LOC135373762 gene encoding uncharacterized protein LOC135373762 isoform X1 — MQHFRRLCYSARGLELLHCVSLASYSWQCALNYTNAKLELITDEEMYRTIESGVRGGLCQASRRHLRANNPLCSGYDPDKEEVYISYIDCNNLYGFSMIKHLPVGDFEWVEDFSSVDFMRHPTDSEVGYVYVCDLEYPKSIHALTRYFPLAPEKAVVPKEWLSPFQQGLLEELMYQPANSKKLLLTCKDKVEYVVHYALLALYCRLGMRVTKIHRILKFRQAPFLRPYIEDNVARRVASSKTFEKNFYKLSNNAVFGRTLLNKFNMRDIRVAFDEETASRLGSRAECVRMEILSPDCVMYEMRKRKVRCDFPLQIGFTILELSKLTMYSFYYETLLSKLTCPVITCYFDTDSLILGLFCKDYEDQLRAIADDHLDLSSFDQDHPLYSEKNHGRLGAFKSETGSVPIEEVICLKAKMYSIKLAGEKQIARAKGVKKNIVRKHLLHETYCDTLFNHTSVSNEQVSIVGKKQCMYTIRNVKRSLMAYDDKRYLCNDIESYPYGSCEYEDVQEEN, encoded by the exons atgcagcacttccgacgcctgtgctacagcgcacgtggattggaattgcttcattgcgtttctctggcatcctattcgtggcaatgcgcgttaaattatacgaatgcaaaattggaattgattaccgatgaggaaatgtacagaaccatcgaatcgggcgttagaggcgggctctgtcaggcgagcaggcgtcatttgcgtgccaataaccctctgtgtagcggctatgatcctgataaagaggaggtgtacatatcatacatagattgcaacaatctttacggatttagtatgataaagcacctccctgtcggtgatttcgaatgggtcgaggattttagctccgtggattttatgcgtcaccccacggattcggaggtggggtatgtgtacgtatgtgacttggagtatccaaaatctatccacgctctaacaaggtacttccccctggctcccgagaaggcagtcgtcccaaaggaatggctctcgccattccagcaagggcttctcgaagaattaatgtatcagccagctaacagcaaaaagctgttgctcacgtgcaaggacaaggtcgagtacgtcgttcattacgcgttgctcgcactctattgtagattgggcatgagggtgacgaaaattcaccgaattctaaaatttcgccaggcaccattcctgcgtccctacatcgaggacaatgttgccagacgcgttgcctcgagcaagacgttcgaaaaaaatttctataaactctcaaataatgcggtattcggaagaacgcttttaaataaatttaacatgcgggacattcgagtagccttcgatgaggagacggcgagtcgcctcgggagtcgggcggaatgcgtgaggatggaaattttgtccccggattgtgtcatgtacgaaatgcgcaaaagaaaagtgcgatgcgatttcccgctccagattgggtttacgattttggaactgagtaaattaaccatgtactcattctactacgaaaccctcttgagtaagctcacttgtccagtgattacctgttactttgacacggattctctgatcctcggcctattctgcaaggactacgaagatcagttacgagcgatcgccgacgaccacttagatttgtcttccttcgaccaGGATCATCCACtatacagtgaaaagaatcatgggagacttggggctttcaaaagcgaaactggtagtgtacctatcgaagaagtaatatgcttgaaagctaaaatgtactccatcaaactagctggagaaaagcaaattgcaagagctaaaggggtaaagaaaaatattgtacgcaagcacctcctccatgagacatactgTGATACCTTATTCAAccacacgagcgtatcgaatgagcaagtgtcaatagttggaaagaaacagtgcatgtacaccatcagaaacgtcaaaagaagtctgatggcatatgacgacaagcgatacctctgcaatgacatcgaatcctacccttacggaagctgtgaatatg aagatgtgcaggaagagaactga